In the genome of Streptomyces aquilus, the window GGAGACAGTTCCCTCGCCGTCGCCGGGACGCGGATGCGGGGGCACGAGTTCCATCGGACCGTCGTGGAGCCCGGTGCCGGGGCGGCTCCCGCATGGGGGGTACGCGCCCCTGCCCGGCGCGTCGAAGGTTTCGTACAACAAGGTGTGCACGCGAGTTATCTGCACACGCACTGGGCGTCGCAGCCCGGTGTGGCCCATCGGTTCGTGGAGAGGTGCCGGACGTCATGAGCAGCAGGTTGATCGGAGTCGGGGTCGGTCCCGGCGATCCGGAGCTGGTGACCGTCAAGGGCGTCAACGCGCTGCGTGCCGCCGATGTGGTCGTCGTCCCCGTGATGGACACCGGCGAGCGCGGGCGGGCCGAGGCCACCGTGCTGCACTACGTCGGGCAGGAGAAGGTCGTCCGGGTGGTGTTCGCGCTGAACGAGCGGACCGACCGGGGGCGCCGCGAGGCCGCCTGGGACGCCGCCGGGGAGCGGGTCGCGCGGCTGCTCGGCGAGCACGGCACCGTCGCCTTCGCCACCATCGGCGATCCGAACGTCTACTCCACGTTCACCTATCTCGCGCAGACCATCGCCGAGCTGGTGCCGGGGACCGTGGTGGAGACCGTGCCGGGCATCACCGCTATGCAGGATCTCGCCGCGCGTTCCGGGGCCGTCCTCACCGAGGGCACCGAGCCGCTGACGCTCGTGCCCGTCACCGCCGGTGCCCAGGCGCTCAAGGACGCCCTCGCCGGGCCGGGGACCGTCGTCGCCTACAAGTTCGGGCGGCAGGCCCAGGAGGTCGCCGAGGCGCTGCGGGAGACCGGGCGGCTCGACGACGCCGTGTGGGGGTCGGCACTCGGGCTGCCGGAGGAGTCCGTGCGGCCGGCCGCCGAGCTCGACGGCGCCCCGCTCCCCTACCTCTCCACGCTCATCGCGCCCGCCCGGCGTGACGGCGGGCGGGGCGGCAAGCTGTGACCTCGCCCTTCGGGGCGTCAGTCGGCGATGCCCACCACCAGCCAGATGAACGCCACGCCCGCGACCGTGCACAGCAGGGTCGAGCGGGCGGGGTGTTCGTGGTGGGCCTCGGGGAGGATCTCGGCGGCCGCCAGATAGAGGAGCGCGCCGCCGAAGAAGCCGAGATACGCGCCGAGCAGCTTCTCCGGGATGGTGAAGAAGAGGGTCGACGCGGCGCCCACGACCGGTGCCGCCGCGTCCGCGACCAGCATCGCCATCGCCCGGCGGCGGGCGTTGCCGTACAGGCTCGTGATCGTGTACGTGTTGAAGCCGTCCGCGAAGTCATGGGCGATGACCGCGAGCGCCACCGCGGTGCCCATGCCGCCGCCCACCTGGAAGGCCGCGCCGATCGCCACGCCGTCCATGGCGCTGTGGCCGACCATCGCCGCGGCGGCCGTCAGGCCCACCTCGGGGACCCGGGCGTCCCGCTCCTCACCGCCGTGCGCGGCCTGGCGGCCGGCGAGGAGACGTTCCACCAAATGGGCCAGCAGGAAGCCGGCCACGAACAGCAGCAGCGCGGCCGGTACGCCGAAGACCTCGGTGCCCGCCGCCTCCAGCGCCTCCGGCAGCAGGTCCAGGCCGACCACGCCCAGCATCAGGCCGCCGGCCAGGCCGAGGACCAGGTGACGGCGGTCGGTCACCCGCTGTGCCGTCCAGCCGCCGGCCAGTGTCATCAGGAACGCGCCGAGCGCGACGAACACCGCCATGGGCCCTTCGTATCCGATGAAGGCCCGTTCGCGCACATCCGGCACCACCGGTGCCACCAGCTCCCCCAGTGATTCTTCGTACGAGAGGACCCCAACCCATGGCCGACGCCCCCACCGGCAAGGTGACCTTCGTCGGTGCCGGACCCGGCGCCGCCGACCTGCTGACGTTCCGTGCCGCGCGTGCCATCGCCGAGGCCGACGTCGTGATCTGGGCGGCGAGCCTGGTCCAGGCCGAGGTCCTGGAGCATGCCCGGGAGGGCGCGGAGATCCTCGACTCGGCGACGATGTCGCTGGAGGACGTGGTGGCCGTGTACGAGCGGGCACATCAGCACGCGTTGAAGGTCGCCCGTATCCACTCCGGCGACCCCGCCCTGTGGGGCGGTACGCAGGAGCAGCTCGACCGGTGTGCGCGGATCGGCATCGCGACCGAAGTGGTCCCCGGTGTCTCCGCGTTCTCCGCCGTCGCCGCGCTCGCGCAGCGCGAGCTGACCATTCCCGAGGTCGCGCAGTCCGTGGTGCTCACCCGGCTCGGCGGCGGCAAGACGCCGATGCCGCCCGGCGAGGAGGTGCGGGAGTTCGCCAAGCACGGCACCACCATGGCGATCTTCCTGTCGGCTGCGCGCAGCGGTCAGCTGGTGCGGGAGCTGCTGGAGGGCGGCTATCCGACCTCCACCCCGGTGGTCGTCGCCTACCAGGCCACCTGGCCCGAGGAACTGGTCGTGCGGTGCACGATCGAGACGCTGGAGGAGACGGTGAAGGAGCACAAGCTCTGGAAGCACACCCTCTTCCTGGTCGGGCCCGCGCTCGACGCCGAGGGCACCCGCTCGCACCTGTACCACCCCGGTCACTTCCACGGCTACCGCAAGGCCGACCCGGAGGCCCGCCGGGCCCTGCGCGCGCGGGGTGCGAGTACGTGATCACGGTCTTCGGTACGGGCACGGGGGCGCCGGTTCCCGCCGATGTGCTGGCCGGGGCCCGGCTGGTGGTGGGCGGCCGGCGTCATCTGGCGTCCGCGCCCGTGCCCGACGACGCCGAGCGGGTCGTCCTCGGGCCGCTCGCGCCCGCGCTGGACGTCATCGAGCGGCATCTGAAGGTGGAGAGCCCGGTCGTCGTGCTCGCCTCCGGTGATCCCGGGTTCTTCGGGATCGTACGGGCGCTGGCCGAGCGCTTCGGGGCCGAGCGGCTGGACGTACGGCCGGGAGTCCCGTCCGTCGCCGCCGCGTTCGCGCGGCTCGGGCTGACGTGGGACGACGCGGTCGTGGTCAGCGCGCACGGGCGGGAGCTGCGGACGGCCGTCCACGTGTGCCGGGCGCGGCCCAAGGTCGCCGTGCTGACCGGGCCGGGGGCCGGGCCGGCCGAGCTGGGGGCCGCGCTGCGGGCCGACGCCCGGGTCCTGGTCGTCGCCTCCGCGCTGGGCTCCGCCGAGGAGCGCGTGGAGCGGGTGA includes:
- the cobM gene encoding precorrin-4 C(11)-methyltransferase, which codes for MADAPTGKVTFVGAGPGAADLLTFRAARAIAEADVVIWAASLVQAEVLEHAREGAEILDSATMSLEDVVAVYERAHQHALKVARIHSGDPALWGGTQEQLDRCARIGIATEVVPGVSAFSAVAALAQRELTIPEVAQSVVLTRLGGGKTPMPPGEEVREFAKHGTTMAIFLSAARSGQLVRELLEGGYPTSTPVVVAYQATWPEELVVRCTIETLEETVKEHKLWKHTLFLVGPALDAEGTRSHLYHPGHFHGYRKADPEARRALRARGAST
- a CDS encoding ZIP family metal transporter, whose product is MAVFVALGAFLMTLAGGWTAQRVTDRRHLVLGLAGGLMLGVVGLDLLPEALEAAGTEVFGVPAALLLFVAGFLLAHLVERLLAGRQAAHGGEERDARVPEVGLTAAAAMVGHSAMDGVAIGAAFQVGGGMGTAVALAVIAHDFADGFNTYTITSLYGNARRRAMAMLVADAAAPVVGAASTLFFTIPEKLLGAYLGFFGGALLYLAAAEILPEAHHEHPARSTLLCTVAGVAFIWLVVGIAD
- the cobI gene encoding precorrin-2 C(20)-methyltransferase: MSSRLIGVGVGPGDPELVTVKGVNALRAADVVVVPVMDTGERGRAEATVLHYVGQEKVVRVVFALNERTDRGRREAAWDAAGERVARLLGEHGTVAFATIGDPNVYSTFTYLAQTIAELVPGTVVETVPGITAMQDLAARSGAVLTEGTEPLTLVPVTAGAQALKDALAGPGTVVAYKFGRQAQEVAEALRETGRLDDAVWGSALGLPEESVRPAAELDGAPLPYLSTLIAPARRDGGRGGKL